Part of the Sulfurimonas denitrificans DSM 1251 genome is shown below.
TTTGAGAAGCCAACACTCTGATGAAAAGGTTTCTCAGTAGATGCTTCTATAAAAAATGTTGTTGGTACGACTGGAACATTTAAAAAAGATGGAAACTCTTTCTCCTCTTTGTTTATGATAAGAGGGATATATTTTGCTTTTATAGCTCTGTCTATATCAGCATCCATAAGAGTTTTTTTCTCAAATTTTGAGCACCATGGGCAGTAGTTAGTAACCATTAAAACCATAAGGTTTTTCTTCTGCTCTTTTGCTCTCTTTAGTGCGACTTCATAGCTAGTCTCGTAACTCATACTCTCTGCAAAATCTCTATAACCATCTGCAAAAACAAAAACGCTAAATA
Proteins encoded:
- a CDS encoding thioredoxin family protein; this translates as MKNIILILLFSVFVFADGYRDFAESMSYETSYEVALKRAKEQKKNLMVLMVTNYCPWCSKFEKKTLMDADIDRAIKAKYIPLIINKEEKEFPSFLNVPVVPTTFFIEASTEKPFHQSVGFSNKIDFKNLLDALK